Proteins encoded in a region of the Streptomyces sp. NBC_00258 genome:
- the cobA gene encoding uroporphyrinogen-III C-methyltransferase, whose amino-acid sequence MAENPAYPVGLRLTGRRVVVLGAGQVAQRRLPALIAAGADIHLVSPAATPSVEAMADAGELTWTRRPYEPGDLAEAWYALIATSDTEANTAASAEAEAHRVWCVRSDDADAATAWTPATGHSEGVTVAVLTTNAKGRDPRHTAAIRDAVVEGLRDGTLVAPHHRTRTPGVALVGGGPGDPDLITVRGRRLLAEADVVIADRLGPRDLLAELPPHVEVIDAAKIPYGRFMAQEAINNALIEHAKQGKAVVRLKGGDPYVYGRGMEEVQALAEAGIACTVVPGISSSISVPGAAGIPVTHRGVAHDFTVVSGHIAPDDERSLVDWAALAKLRGTLVILMGVDKIGAIARTLMDNGKLADTPVAVVQEGTTAAQRRVDATLATVAETVVAENVKPPAVIVIGEVVTVRPDSSSRASE is encoded by the coding sequence ATGGCCGAAAACCCCGCCTACCCCGTAGGCCTCCGCCTCACCGGCCGCCGCGTAGTAGTCCTCGGCGCCGGCCAGGTGGCCCAACGCCGCCTCCCGGCCCTCATCGCGGCAGGCGCGGACATCCACCTCGTGTCCCCGGCCGCCACCCCCTCCGTCGAGGCGATGGCGGACGCGGGCGAGCTGACCTGGACAAGGCGCCCGTACGAGCCCGGCGACCTCGCGGAGGCCTGGTACGCCCTGATCGCCACCAGTGACACCGAGGCGAACACCGCCGCCTCCGCCGAGGCGGAGGCACACCGCGTGTGGTGCGTCCGCTCGGACGACGCGGACGCGGCCACGGCCTGGACCCCGGCGACCGGCCACAGCGAGGGCGTCACGGTGGCCGTCCTGACGACGAACGCGAAGGGCCGCGACCCCCGCCACACGGCGGCCATCAGGGACGCGGTCGTGGAGGGCCTCCGTGACGGCACCCTCGTCGCGCCCCACCACCGCACCCGCACCCCCGGCGTCGCCCTGGTCGGCGGCGGCCCCGGCGACCCGGACCTGATCACGGTCCGCGGCCGCCGCCTCCTCGCCGAGGCGGACGTGGTCATCGCCGACCGCCTCGGCCCTCGTGACCTCCTCGCCGAACTCCCGCCGCACGTCGAGGTGATCGACGCGGCGAAGATCCCGTACGGCCGTTTCATGGCCCAGGAGGCCATCAACAACGCGCTGATCGAGCACGCCAAGCAGGGCAAGGCTGTCGTCCGTCTGAAGGGCGGCGACCCCTACGTCTACGGCCGTGGCATGGAGGAGGTCCAGGCGCTGGCCGAGGCCGGCATCGCCTGCACGGTCGTCCCCGGCATCTCCAGCTCGATCTCAGTTCCGGGCGCGGCGGGCATCCCGGTCACCCACCGCGGGGTCGCCCACGACTTCACGGTCGTCAGCGGTCACATCGCCCCCGACGACGAACGCTCCCTGGTCGACTGGGCAGCCCTCGCCAAGCTCCGCGGCACCCTGGTCATCCTGATGGGCGTGGACAAGATCGGCGCCATCGCCCGTACGTTGATGGACAACGGCAAGCTGGCGGACACCCCCGTGGCCGTCGTCCAGGAGGGCACGACCGCCGCGCAGCGCAGGGTCGACGCGACGCTCGCCACGGTCGCCGAGACCGTAGTCGCCGAGAACGTGAAGCCCCCGGCGGTCATCGTCATCGGCGAGGTCGTGACCGTGCGCCCGGACAGCTCCTCGCGGGCATCCGAGTAA
- a CDS encoding MetQ/NlpA family ABC transporter substrate-binding protein — translation MRKPVIPAAAAALALGLGLTACGSGSGSDGGGSDGPLVVGATAVPAGEVLSYIKKDLAAKNGLDLEIKEFTDYVLPNTALQEGSLDANLYQNEPYLDDFNKSKGTELVPVVKAYLPPMGVYSKKVQDVTELADGATVAVPNDITNEGRALQLLASEGVITLKDGAGTTASPGDIVKNPKNLKFKELEPAQLPRSLDDVAAAVINNNYAQDAGLSPAEDAILLESVKNNPYANLLAVKKGNEDDPRVEKLAKLLTSPEVTKFIEDKYQGSVLPVTSG, via the coding sequence ATGCGTAAGCCCGTAATTCCCGCCGCCGCGGCCGCACTCGCCCTGGGGCTCGGGCTCACCGCCTGTGGCTCCGGGTCCGGCTCGGACGGTGGCGGTTCCGACGGCCCCCTCGTCGTCGGGGCCACCGCCGTCCCGGCCGGCGAGGTCCTCTCGTACATCAAGAAGGACCTCGCCGCGAAGAACGGACTCGACCTGGAGATCAAGGAGTTCACGGACTACGTCCTGCCGAACACCGCGCTCCAGGAGGGCTCGCTCGACGCGAACCTGTACCAGAACGAGCCCTACCTGGACGACTTCAACAAGTCCAAGGGCACCGAGCTGGTCCCGGTCGTGAAGGCGTACCTGCCGCCCATGGGCGTGTACTCGAAGAAGGTCCAGGACGTCACGGAGCTGGCCGACGGAGCCACCGTCGCGGTGCCGAACGACATCACCAACGAGGGCCGCGCCCTCCAGCTCCTGGCCTCCGAGGGCGTCATCACGCTCAAGGACGGCGCCGGCACGACCGCGTCCCCGGGGGACATCGTCAAGAACCCGAAGAACCTCAAGTTCAAGGAGCTGGAGCCGGCCCAACTGCCGCGTTCCCTCGACGACGTGGCCGCCGCGGTCATCAACAACAACTACGCCCAGGACGCCGGCCTCAGCCCCGCCGAGGACGCCATCCTCCTTGAGTCCGTGAAGAACAACCCGTACGCGAATCTCCTCGCCGTCAAGAAGGGCAACGAGGACGACCCCCGGGTCGAGAAGCTCGCGAAACTCCTGACCTCTCCAGAGGTGACGAAGTTCATCGAGGACAAGTACCAGGGGTCGGTCCTGCCGGTCACCTCCGGCTGA
- a CDS encoding TrmH family RNA methyltransferase — protein sequence MADLITVEDPADPRLRDYTGLTDVELRRKREPAEGLFIAEGEKVIRRAKDAGYEMRSMLLSAKWVDVMRDVIDELPAPVYAVSPDLAEQVTGYHVHRGALASMQRKPLPTPDDLLQTARRVVVMESVNDHTNIGAIFRSAAALGMDAVLLSPDCADPLYRRSVKVSMGAVFSVPYARLDTWPKGLETVREAGFTLLALTPDEKAKSLDEAAPHKMDRVALMLGAEGDGLSTQALVAADEWVRIPMAHGVDSLNVGAAAAVAFYAVATGRPQS from the coding sequence GTGGCCGATCTCATCACCGTTGAGGACCCAGCCGATCCCCGTCTGCGCGACTACACGGGCCTGACCGACGTGGAGCTGCGCCGCAAGCGAGAACCCGCCGAGGGCCTGTTCATCGCCGAGGGCGAGAAGGTCATCAGACGGGCCAAGGACGCCGGTTACGAGATGCGCTCGATGCTGCTCTCCGCCAAGTGGGTCGACGTCATGCGCGACGTCATCGACGAGCTCCCCGCTCCGGTGTACGCGGTCAGCCCGGACCTCGCCGAACAGGTCACCGGCTACCACGTGCACCGAGGCGCCCTCGCCTCCATGCAGCGCAAACCGCTGCCGACCCCGGACGACCTGCTCCAGACGGCCCGCCGGGTCGTCGTCATGGAGTCGGTCAACGACCACACCAACATCGGCGCGATCTTCCGCAGCGCCGCCGCCCTCGGCATGGACGCGGTCCTGCTGTCCCCCGACTGCGCGGACCCGCTCTACCGCCGCTCGGTGAAGGTCTCCATGGGCGCGGTCTTCTCCGTCCCGTACGCCCGTCTGGACACCTGGCCCAAGGGCCTGGAAACGGTCCGCGAGGCGGGCTTCACCCTCCTCGCCCTCACCCCGGACGAGAAGGCCAAGTCCCTGGACGAGGCGGCCCCCCACAAGATGGACCGCGTGGCCCTGATGCTCGGCGCGGAGGGCGACGGCCTGTCGACTCAGGCCCTGGTGGCGGCAGACGAATGGGTCCGCATCCCGATGGCCCACGGCGTCGACTCCCTGAACGTGGGAGCGGCGGCAGCGGTCGCGTTCTACGCGGTGGCAACGGGCAGACCACAGAGTTAG
- a CDS encoding protein kinase domain-containing protein encodes MDMAMMRLRREDPRVVGSFRLHRRLGAGGMGVVYLGSDRRGQRVALKVIRPDLAEDQEFRSRFAREVSAARRIRGGCTARLVAADLEADRPWFATQYVPGPSLHDKVNDEGPLCAAEVAAVGAALSEGLVAVHEAGVVHRDLKPSNILLSPKGPRIIDFGIAWATGASTLTHVGTAVGSPGFLAPEQVRGAAVTPATDVFALGATLAYAATQDSPFGHGSSEVMLYRVVHEEAQLHGVPDALAPLVRACLAKDPEERPSTLQLSLRLKEIAAREAQGMGDARPPAPRTAEADRPTGRLTESYPEQRTQRRTQGTSSPRGNGSPSRSGARPAPSRSGTGSRSGPPRSGAGRSGPRTTGTGRRPANPRLLRQRLFVFVVVTLLVALGIAAAQGCQGPARGLDRGGPGGDVRQAQEYGQSGVQLGG; translated from the coding sequence ATGGACATGGCGATGATGCGCCTGAGGCGCGAGGACCCGCGTGTCGTCGGCTCGTTCAGGCTTCACCGACGGCTCGGCGCGGGCGGGATGGGCGTTGTCTATCTGGGCTCCGACCGGCGTGGCCAGCGGGTCGCGCTGAAGGTGATCCGGCCGGACCTGGCGGAGGATCAGGAGTTCCGGTCGCGGTTCGCCCGCGAGGTGTCGGCGGCGCGGCGGATCCGGGGCGGCTGCACCGCGCGGCTGGTCGCCGCGGATCTGGAAGCGGACCGGCCCTGGTTCGCGACGCAGTACGTGCCGGGCCCCTCGCTGCACGACAAGGTCAACGACGAGGGCCCGCTCTGCGCGGCCGAGGTCGCGGCCGTCGGCGCCGCCCTCTCCGAAGGGCTCGTCGCCGTGCACGAGGCCGGTGTCGTCCACCGCGACCTGAAGCCCTCGAACATCCTGCTGTCCCCGAAGGGGCCACGCATCATCGACTTCGGCATCGCCTGGGCGACCGGCGCGAGCACGCTGACGCACGTCGGTACGGCGGTGGGGTCGCCCGGGTTCCTGGCGCCCGAGCAGGTGCGGGGCGCGGCGGTCACGCCGGCCACGGACGTGTTCGCCCTCGGGGCCACGCTGGCCTACGCGGCGACCCAGGACTCGCCCTTCGGACACGGCAGTTCCGAAGTGATGCTCTACAGAGTCGTGCACGAGGAGGCGCAGCTGCACGGGGTGCCGGACGCGCTGGCACCTCTCGTACGGGCCTGTCTGGCGAAGGATCCCGAGGAGCGGCCCAGCACGCTGCAGTTGTCGCTCCGGCTGAAGGAGATCGCGGCCCGGGAGGCGCAGGGGATGGGCGATGCCCGGCCGCCCGCGCCCCGTACCGCCGAGGCCGACCGGCCGACCGGACGGCTGACCGAGAGCTACCCGGAGCAGCGGACGCAGCGGCGCACTCAGGGCACGTCCTCGCCTCGCGGGAACGGCAGCCCGTCGCGGTCGGGGGCTCGTCCGGCACCCTCGCGGTCCGGTACGGGTAGTCGGTCCGGGCCGCCCCGGAGTGGGGCGGGACGTTCTGGGCCGCGGACCACCGGGACCGGGCGGCGGCCTGCCAATCCGCGGTTGTTGCGGCAGCGGCTGTTCGTGTTCGTGGTGGTTACGTTGCTCGTGGCGTTGGGGATTGCGGCCGCGCAGGGATGCCAAGGGCCTGCCCGAGGGCTTGATCGTGGGGGCCCGGGCGGGGATGTGCGGCAGGCGCAGGAGTACGGACAGAGCGGGGTTCAGCTCGGCGGGTGA
- a CDS encoding GNAT family N-acetyltransferase, whose product MTNTFPDISLSTERLVLRPLEDDDLSALTEMMNDEQVVAWTSVPQPFTEDSARSWINRYAPGERTSGRGLDLAVTEFLTQRLVGIVQLGKTNWHVRSTELSYIVAPWARGEGYASEAALATAQWLFGDQKFERLELRTAADNTASQQVAQKIGCISEGVLRNACIARTRTEDGSWVTLRTDFIVWGLLPEDIEGIAEQLADTGGFTSYSDWN is encoded by the coding sequence ATGACTAACACCTTCCCCGACATCTCCCTCAGCACGGAGCGGTTGGTGCTGCGCCCTCTCGAGGACGACGACCTGTCGGCCCTCACGGAGATGATGAACGACGAGCAGGTCGTGGCCTGGACCTCCGTACCGCAGCCCTTCACCGAGGATTCCGCCCGCTCCTGGATCAACCGGTACGCGCCGGGTGAGCGCACCTCCGGCCGCGGGCTCGACCTCGCCGTCACCGAGTTCCTCACCCAACGCCTGGTCGGCATCGTCCAGTTGGGCAAGACGAATTGGCATGTCCGCTCCACGGAGCTGTCGTACATCGTCGCCCCCTGGGCGCGCGGCGAGGGCTATGCGTCCGAGGCGGCGCTCGCCACGGCCCAATGGCTCTTCGGCGACCAGAAGTTCGAGCGCCTGGAGCTGCGCACCGCCGCGGACAACACGGCCTCGCAACAGGTCGCGCAGAAGATCGGCTGCATCAGCGAGGGCGTCCTGCGCAACGCCTGTATAGCGCGCACCCGCACCGAGGACGGGAGCTGGGTCACCCTGCGCACCGACTTCATCGTGTGGGGACTGCTCCCCGAAGACATCGAGGGCATCGCCGAGCAGCTCGCCGACACCGGCGGCTTCACCTCGTACTCCGACTGGAACTGA
- the cobT gene encoding nicotinate-nucleotide--dimethylbenzimidazole phosphoribosyltransferase, with protein MTDTGQVPGEGLPENQGMVEQPGVPAPGAYTYLSDSTAEDEDLLLLPGAQGAWGNEVAPPAPVPVVETVHEPGPHETAGRDSGSVDLSAVRMSSPAPQPPVARRPLHLGPPTPDGAGSPVRSLADRGPAGAPAHAVPVRQAGPPTVGPEYLDVPRDEIALQGAAPWGAQAQVQVAPPVAQVDSEVEAAETVFPEGGGAHAGGMPDDGTAPVAEAAHTPDAGGVPLAGGEGIPAAQPPAEAPAPESAQAEQVQQVHQDPSAAEVPEAGPAPVQPVADAPEAEPTPDPAYVPQQPEALPGPESVQAPEAAQAPEAVAQAPETVLVQDYAQAPEAVQVQDYAQAPLLADGSLFPQAPETPQTHEAAQTAPEFAHTPDLAQFPQPTPFPVAPVAAYVPQPSDDAGLHTPEAYQPPQAADEVQPAHAEQDPHPQAAYEAEQQFQDPAAQFAETGPQAGFPQQQPQLTEPAPAVEEAAQAQDIVQPPQFAEPAEVPAESVVDLTPSQAAPVDSAAQSEAPEPVAAPDPVAAPDPVVVHGEATHGDPTHGHEFHEEAAVATAVPVEEPHAEQPVGQFVPVEGAVPTTPHLAPTPPHGMTVPPLPEEFTEQPAEQPAEEPAVETAAPAVATAEQLAPVEQPAPEAAPAEEPEQVLTLPTPREPEEAPEAEATPVPEAPVQVEDQDQDAEPVAAQHAEDLDTRAADQEESTAAVAETREPAGPAAPGYDDAEREAVLRVMRERRDIRNGFRSDPIPHDVLLRVLEAAHTAPSVGHSQPWDFVVIRSAETRRTMHELAQRQREAYAKSLPKGRAKQFKELKIEAILDTPVNIVVTADSTRGGRHTLGRHTQPQMAPYSSALAVENLWLAARAEGLGVGWVSFFDEREMVRELGLPDHLEVVAYLCVGYVDEFPEEPELMQAGWSKRRPLSWVVHEETYGRRALPGEEPHDLLAETVSNIRPLDAKALGEAWERQKRMTKPAGALGMLEIISAQLSGLSRMCPPPIPEPAAVAIFAGDHGVHAQGVTPWPQEVTGQMVANILGGGAVCNAFANQVGAEVCVVDVGVASDLPATPGLLPRKVRAGTADMTTGPALTREEVKAAIEVGVETARDLVAAGNKALITGEMGIANTTASAALISVFTGADPAEVTGRGTGINDETLARKTEVVRRALELHQPDPADPIGVLAAIGGLEHAAMVGLLLGGASLRTPVILDGVSAGAAALVARAIAPEVLAACIAGHRSAEPGHVAALNKLGLRPLVDLDLRLGEGTGALLALPVVQSAARAMHEVATFDSAGVTEK; from the coding sequence ATGACCGACACCGGCCAGGTCCCGGGCGAGGGACTGCCGGAGAACCAAGGCATGGTGGAGCAGCCGGGCGTCCCCGCCCCCGGCGCGTACACCTACCTCTCCGACTCCACCGCCGAAGACGAAGACCTGTTGCTGCTGCCGGGCGCCCAGGGCGCGTGGGGCAACGAAGTGGCCCCGCCGGCCCCGGTGCCGGTCGTCGAGACCGTCCACGAGCCGGGACCGCACGAGACGGCGGGCCGGGACAGCGGCTCGGTCGACCTCAGCGCCGTCCGGATGTCCTCGCCCGCTCCGCAGCCGCCCGTCGCCCGCCGCCCGCTGCACCTCGGCCCGCCCACCCCGGACGGCGCCGGCAGCCCGGTGCGTTCCCTCGCCGACCGCGGCCCGGCGGGAGCACCCGCCCACGCCGTTCCCGTACGACAGGCCGGTCCGCCCACGGTCGGTCCCGAGTACCTCGACGTGCCGCGGGACGAGATCGCGCTGCAGGGCGCGGCTCCCTGGGGCGCGCAGGCCCAGGTACAGGTCGCGCCGCCGGTGGCACAGGTCGACTCCGAGGTCGAGGCTGCAGAAACGGTCTTCCCCGAAGGTGGGGGAGCGCACGCCGGTGGTATGCCGGACGATGGCACCGCGCCGGTAGCGGAGGCCGCGCACACCCCCGACGCCGGGGGGGTGCCGCTCGCCGGGGGCGAGGGAATTCCCGCCGCACAGCCTCCCGCCGAGGCGCCCGCCCCCGAGTCGGCCCAGGCGGAGCAGGTACAGCAGGTGCACCAGGACCCGAGCGCCGCCGAGGTCCCCGAGGCCGGGCCCGCTCCCGTCCAGCCCGTCGCCGACGCTCCGGAGGCCGAGCCGACTCCGGATCCCGCCTACGTTCCTCAGCAGCCGGAAGCGCTGCCGGGTCCCGAGTCGGTGCAGGCTCCCGAAGCGGCCCAGGCACCGGAGGCCGTCGCCCAGGCCCCGGAAACGGTTCTGGTCCAGGACTACGCGCAGGCTCCGGAAGCGGTCCAGGTCCAGGACTACGCGCAGGCCCCTCTGCTCGCGGACGGTTCGCTCTTCCCGCAGGCTCCGGAGACACCCCAGACCCACGAGGCCGCCCAGACGGCTCCGGAGTTCGCGCACACCCCGGACCTCGCCCAGTTCCCGCAGCCCACGCCGTTCCCGGTGGCGCCCGTCGCCGCGTACGTCCCGCAGCCGTCGGACGACGCGGGCCTGCACACGCCCGAGGCGTACCAGCCTCCGCAGGCGGCCGACGAGGTGCAGCCCGCACACGCGGAGCAGGACCCGCACCCGCAGGCCGCGTACGAGGCGGAGCAGCAGTTCCAGGATCCTGCGGCCCAGTTCGCCGAGACCGGTCCGCAGGCCGGGTTCCCGCAGCAGCAACCGCAGTTGACGGAACCCGCGCCCGCCGTGGAAGAGGCCGCCCAGGCTCAGGACATCGTCCAGCCCCCGCAGTTCGCGGAGCCCGCCGAAGTGCCTGCCGAGAGCGTCGTCGACCTCACGCCCTCGCAGGCGGCCCCGGTCGACAGCGCCGCACAGTCCGAGGCGCCCGAACCGGTCGCGGCACCTGACCCGGTCGCGGCACCCGACCCGGTCGTGGTCCACGGCGAGGCGACCCACGGCGACCCGACCCACGGGCACGAGTTCCACGAAGAGGCGGCCGTTGCCACGGCCGTCCCCGTGGAGGAGCCCCACGCGGAACAGCCCGTCGGCCAGTTCGTGCCGGTCGAGGGCGCCGTCCCGACCACCCCGCACCTGGCTCCGACCCCGCCGCACGGCATGACGGTGCCGCCCCTGCCGGAGGAGTTCACCGAGCAGCCCGCCGAGCAGCCCGCCGAGGAGCCGGCCGTGGAGACGGCAGCTCCGGCCGTGGCGACCGCCGAGCAGCTCGCGCCCGTCGAGCAGCCGGCGCCCGAAGCCGCGCCCGCGGAGGAGCCGGAACAGGTGCTCACCCTGCCCACCCCCAGGGAGCCCGAAGAGGCCCCCGAGGCCGAGGCAACTCCCGTACCGGAGGCTCCGGTTCAGGTCGAGGACCAGGATCAGGACGCGGAGCCCGTAGCCGCACAGCACGCGGAGGACCTGGACACCAGGGCCGCCGACCAGGAAGAGAGCACGGCCGCCGTGGCAGAGACGAGAGAGCCCGCCGGCCCGGCCGCGCCCGGCTACGACGACGCCGAGCGCGAGGCCGTCCTGCGCGTGATGCGCGAGCGCCGGGACATCCGCAACGGCTTCCGCAGCGACCCCATCCCGCACGACGTGCTGCTCCGGGTGCTGGAGGCGGCCCACACGGCGCCGTCCGTCGGCCACTCCCAGCCGTGGGACTTCGTCGTCATCCGCTCGGCGGAGACCCGCCGCACGATGCACGAACTGGCGCAGCGGCAGCGCGAGGCGTACGCCAAGTCGCTGCCCAAGGGCCGCGCGAAGCAGTTCAAGGAACTGAAGATCGAGGCCATCCTCGACACTCCGGTGAACATCGTCGTCACCGCGGACTCGACCCGGGGCGGCCGGCACACGCTCGGCCGTCACACCCAGCCGCAGATGGCGCCGTACTCCTCCGCGCTCGCGGTCGAGAACCTCTGGCTCGCCGCCCGGGCCGAGGGCCTGGGCGTGGGCTGGGTCAGCTTCTTCGACGAGCGGGAGATGGTCCGTGAGCTGGGCCTGCCCGATCACCTCGAGGTCGTCGCCTACCTCTGCGTCGGATACGTCGACGAGTTCCCGGAGGAGCCCGAGCTGATGCAGGCGGGCTGGTCCAAGCGCCGCCCGCTCTCCTGGGTCGTACACGAGGAGACGTACGGCCGTCGGGCGCTGCCCGGAGAGGAGCCGCACGACCTGCTCGCCGAGACCGTCTCCAACATCCGCCCGCTGGACGCCAAGGCGCTCGGCGAGGCGTGGGAGCGCCAGAAGCGCATGACCAAGCCGGCCGGGGCCCTCGGCATGCTGGAGATCATCTCCGCCCAGCTCTCGGGTCTCTCCCGGATGTGCCCGCCGCCGATCCCGGAGCCCGCGGCCGTCGCGATCTTCGCGGGCGACCACGGCGTCCACGCCCAGGGCGTCACCCCTTGGCCGCAGGAGGTCACCGGCCAGATGGTGGCCAACATCCTCGGCGGGGGAGCGGTCTGCAACGCCTTCGCCAACCAGGTCGGCGCCGAGGTCTGCGTCGTGGACGTGGGCGTGGCCTCCGATCTGCCCGCGACCCCGGGGCTCCTGCCTCGCAAGGTCCGCGCGGGCACGGCCGACATGACGACCGGCCCCGCGCTGACCCGCGAGGAGGTCAAGGCGGCCATCGAGGTGGGCGTCGAGACGGCCCGTGACCTCGTGGCGGCCGGCAACAAGGCCCTGATCACGGGCGAGATGGGCATCGCGAACACCACCGCGTCGGCAGCCCTGATCTCCGTCTTCACCGGCGCCGACCCCGCCGAGGTCACCGGCCGGGGCACCGGCATCAACGACGAGACCCTGGCCCGCAAGACCGAGGTCGTACGCCGTGCCCTGGAACTCCACCAGCCGGACCCGGCCGACCCGATCGGCGTCCTCGCGGCCATCGGCGGCCTGGAACACGCCGCGATGGTGGGCCTCCTCCTGGGCGGCGCCTCCCTCCGCACCCCGGTGATCCTGGACGGCGTCAGCGCCGGCGCCGCCGCCCTGGTGGCCCGGGCCATCGCCCCCGAGGTCCTCGCGGCCTGCATCGCGGGCCACCGCAGCGCCGAGCCGGGCCACGTGGCGGCCCTCAACAAGCTGGGCCTGCGCCCCCTGGTCGACCTGGACCTCCGCCTCGGCGAGGGCACGGGCGCACTCCTGGCCCTCCCGGTGGTCCAGAGCGCGGCACGCGCGATGCACGAGGTGGCGACGTTCGATTCAGCCGGGGTAACCGAGAAGTAG
- the cbiE gene encoding precorrin-6y C5,15-methyltransferase (decarboxylating) subunit CbiE, which translates to MADRVTVIGWDGSPLTDAARSALGAATLVAGAGHHLGLPEVPVAAERIRLGSVSLAARRIAAHRGTAVVLADGDPGFFGVVRTLRAPEFGLEVEVVPAVSSVATAFARAGMPWDDAQVVVAHRRTLRRAVNVCRAHTKVAVFTSPGAGPAELGLLLDGVHRTFVICEELGTARERVTVLTSDKVADHTWRDPNIVIVMGGPVAPSEGGSWIAGRDPGTGPRGWALPDEMYGGDLGEGETEVLRAAQLARLGPRVGDLVWDIGSGSGAFATEAARCGAAVIAVDRDPNACARTMATARRFGVQLQITHGTAPHILENLPEPDVVRVGGGGAAVVSAVADRRPQRIVTHAATRDAAELVGRDLTEHGYQVECALLQSVELDTRAWTEKERSVAFLLTGLLPDRSL; encoded by the coding sequence ATGGCCGACCGGGTCACGGTGATCGGCTGGGACGGCTCGCCGCTGACCGACGCGGCGCGCTCGGCTCTGGGCGCCGCCACGCTGGTGGCGGGAGCGGGCCATCACCTGGGCCTCCCCGAGGTGCCCGTGGCCGCCGAGCGCATCCGGCTCGGCAGCGTCTCCCTCGCCGCCCGCCGCATCGCCGCCCACCGGGGCACGGCCGTCGTCCTCGCCGACGGCGACCCGGGCTTCTTCGGAGTCGTACGCACCCTGCGCGCCCCCGAGTTCGGCCTGGAGGTCGAAGTCGTCCCGGCCGTGTCGTCCGTGGCCACCGCTTTCGCCCGTGCCGGTATGCCCTGGGACGACGCACAGGTGGTCGTCGCACACCGGCGCACCCTGCGACGCGCGGTGAATGTGTGTCGCGCTCACACCAAGGTCGCCGTCTTCACCTCGCCCGGAGCCGGCCCCGCGGAGCTGGGCCTGCTCCTGGACGGGGTCCACCGCACCTTCGTCATCTGCGAGGAACTCGGCACCGCGCGCGAACGGGTCACGGTCCTCACCTCCGACAAGGTCGCCGACCACACCTGGCGCGACCCGAACATCGTGATCGTCATGGGCGGGCCCGTCGCCCCCTCCGAGGGCGGCAGCTGGATCGCCGGACGCGACCCGGGAACCGGACCGCGCGGCTGGGCCCTGCCCGACGAGATGTACGGCGGCGATCTCGGCGAGGGCGAGACCGAGGTGCTGCGCGCCGCCCAACTCGCCCGCCTGGGACCGCGCGTCGGCGACCTCGTGTGGGACATCGGCTCCGGCAGCGGCGCCTTCGCCACGGAGGCCGCGCGCTGCGGCGCCGCCGTCATCGCCGTCGACCGCGACCCGAACGCCTGCGCCCGCACCATGGCCACCGCCCGCCGCTTCGGCGTCCAGCTCCAGATCACCCACGGCACCGCGCCCCACATCCTGGAGAACCTGCCCGAACCGGACGTCGTTCGCGTCGGGGGTGGCGGCGCCGCCGTGGTCTCAGCCGTCGCCGACCGGCGCCCGCAGCGGATCGTCACCCACGCCGCGACACGCGACGCCGCCGAACTCGTCGGCAGGGACCTGACGGAGCACGGCTACCAGGTCGAGTGCGCCCTTCTGCAGTCCGTCGAGCTGGACACCCGGGCCTGGACGGAGAAGGAACGGAGCGTCGCGTTCCTGCTCACCGGGCTCCTGCCCGATCGCTCCCTGTGA